In Candidatus Bathyarchaeota archaeon, a single genomic region encodes these proteins:
- a CDS encoding cytidylate kinase family protein: MVVLKIALAGQLGAGCTEVARLISEKTGVKVFNSETLIRKLIVDLGTSFRNLQEYVASGEVNMDKILDSLVLDIINAEEDVVIEGRSAFFLLKRKDVFKVLLVADDDFRAERVSNRRGITLEEAKDDIKHSDEERRNLVKRFHNVDLLDPKLYDLVINTSFRDMEDIANLVLKAYEELFKI; encoded by the coding sequence GTGGTTGTTTTGAAGATAGCTTTAGCAGGTCAACTCGGGGCGGGTTGTACGGAAGTCGCTAGGCTCATCTCGGAGAAAACCGGCGTCAAGGTATTCAATAGTGAAACGCTGATACGGAAGCTTATAGTAGACTTAGGAACGAGCTTTAGAAACCTTCAGGAATACGTAGCCTCTGGTGAGGTGAATATGGATAAAATCTTGGACAGCCTAGTATTAGACATAATAAACGCCGAGGAAGATGTCGTAATCGAAGGTAGATCCGCGTTTTTCTTACTAAAGAGAAAAGATGTTTTCAAGGTTCTACTGGTAGCCGATGACGACTTTAGAGCTGAAAGAGTTTCGAATAGAAGAGGTATAACCCTCGAGGAGGCTAAGGATGATATTAAGCATAGCGATGAGGAGAGGAGGAACCTTGTTAAAAGATTTCATAACGTAGACTTGTTAGACCCTAAATTGTACGATCTCGTCATCAATACAAGTTTTAGAGATATGGAAGACATTGCGAATTTGGTGCTTAAAGCCTACGAAGAGTTATTTAAGATATAG